In the Anaerolineales bacterium genome, CCTGGGAGGACGGTATCCGCTCGTCGGAGGAGCTGATCGAGCGCGCCGACCGGGCGCTGTATGTCCACAAGCGGGCGCGTGCGGCCCGGGCCAAGCCGCGCTAGCTGCGCGCCCGGGACCCGCTGGGAGCCCAGGCAGGAAGAGGAAGGGGAGGTCGGAAAGCGAACATGACCGATCGTCAGCTGGGTGGACCCGCCGGTCCGCCTGCGAGCGCGCCCGAGGCCGGGCCCAATGCTTCCAGCCAGTCCGGGACGGGATGGTTTTCCCGGGTGGTGGCGCGCGCCCTTTCGCTGCGCGGTCAGCTGATCATCCCCTACGCCTTGCTGACGCTCGTGACCGCCATGCTCGGCACGTATGTCGTCACGCGGCTGGTGACATCTTCCGTCCGCGAGCGCTTCGTCAACCAGCTGAATGAGGCCTCGCGAGTGGCCGCCGATGGGGTGGTGCGGCGCGAGCGCTCACACCTGCGCAGCCTGCGCCTGATGACCTTCACCTCCGGCGTCGCCGAGGGGCTGCAGTTCGCCGATGCCGAGGCCCTGGAGGCGCTGCTCCTCCCGATCGCCCTCAACGACCAGGCCGAATCGGTCGTGGCCATTGGACGGGGGGGCAGGGAGATTCTGGGCCTGACCTTCGATCCCGCTTCGTCCCAGTATGACATCACCCGCGGATCCGACTTCTCCAAGCTGCCGATCGTCGACAACATCTTGCAGGAACGGCGGGATGCTGCCGGGGACAAGTACGTCGGGATCGTGGAGACCTCCTACGGTCCCTTCCTGTACACCAGCGCCCCGGTCCGCAATGCCGCCGACGAGTTGGTCGGTGTGCTGATGCTCGGAACCCGTCTGGATTCGCTGGTCGACGATCTGAAGAGCCAGGCCCTGGCGGATGTCGTGCTGCAGCAACCGGACGGGGCGCTGCTTTCAACCAGCTTCGATGAGACACAAGGGGAGGCTTCAGATTTCTTGCTCCCGCCGGAGAGCACCGAGGCCATCGACGGCCTGGAGCTGCGCGAGTTCGAGCTGTACGGCAGGGACTTCCAGGCGGGCTATGCTCCCTGGGCGGCGCGCGATCAGGTGCTGGGGGTGCTGGGCGTGGCGCTGCCGTCCAATTTCCTGGTGACCGCCGAAGCCACCAGCCGCAATACCTTCAGCCTGCTCTTCTCGATCAGCACGATCTCGATCATTGTCGTCGGCTACTGGC is a window encoding:
- a CDS encoding ATP-binding protein; the protein is MTDRQLGGPAGPPASAPEAGPNASSQSGTGWFSRVVARALSLRGQLIIPYALLTLVTAMLGTYVVTRLVTSSVRERFVNQLNEASRVAADGVVRRERSHLRSLRLMTFTSGVAEGLQFADAEALEALLLPIALNDQAESVVAIGRGGREILGLTFDPASSQYDITRGSDFSKLPIVDNILQERRDAAGDKYVGIVETSYGPFLYTSAPVRNAADELVGVLMLGTRLDSLVDDLKSQALADVVLQQPDGALLSTSFDETQGEASDFLLPPESTEAIDGLELREFELYGRDFQAGYAPWAARDQVLGVLGVALPSNFLVTAEATSRNTFSLLFSISTISIIVVGYWLASSITRPILRLRRMAQAVAAGDLEQESGIQRPDEIGDLATAFDTMADDLQARTAEAEQLYAEAVDRNRQLEEMYQRLQSAQQQLVQSEKLASVGQLSAGIVHDVKNPLGVIKGVAEEMLEDKPPGSPEYESLQVIRDNASRANAIVTDMLTFARQTPPAMLRRDLRQTVEGSLRLTSYMLRKGKVELDLQVPPAPVTAMFDSQQLQQVVINLVQNAVQAMPNGGRLGVRLAPDDGHALIEVRDTGTGISPENLPRVFDPFFTTKPEGQGTGMGLSVSYGIISRHNGTISVSSKPGEGTLFTVRLPLDAAPAAGDQESEA